TGCTTGGCCTTGATCGCCGCCTTGAAGTCGGCGTCGGACTCGACGTTCGGGCACTCCGCCACCGGGCAGCGGTCGAAGCGGATGTCGCCCGAGGTGACCGAGGTGGGTTCGCCGAAGGCCAGGTCGATGACGTCCCAGCTGTCGGGGACGTCGGCCATGCGCGTGTAGCCGGAGCCGTTGGCGAAGCTCGCGTGCAGGTAGCCGACCAGGGCGTGGGCGGGGAGGTCGGTGCCCGGGCCGCTCGGTCCGGCGATGGTCGTGGCGGTCACCGTGGCCGACTTCGCCGACTCGCCCGCGTCGTTCACCGCGGCGACCTGGAAGCTGTACGCGGTGGACGGTGTGAGACCGCCGACGGTCGCCGAAGTGCCGGTCGCCGTCTGGACCTTGGTGCCGTTGCGGTAGACCGCGTAGCCCGTCGCGCCCGCCACCGGGGACCAGGACAGGGCGATGCTGGTCGCGGCGATCGCGCCCGTCTTCAGTCCGGTCGGCGCCGCGGGCGGCTGTCCGGCGTCCACGCCGGGGCCGACCAGGGAGATGTCGTCGGCCTGGTAGGCGCCGGTGCCGTACCAGCCGTGGGTGTAGATGGTGACCCGGGTGGTGGAGGGGCCCGTGCGGAAGGTCGTCGACAGCTGCTGCCAGGAGGGGGCCGACTGGGTCCAGGCGGAGACGTCGGTGGTGCCGGTGCCGCTGGCGCCGAGGTAGACGTAGGCGCCGCGGACGTATCCGGACAGCGTGTACTGGGAGTCCGGTTTCACGGTCACCGTCTGCGCGCACCGGGCGTTGTCGGACCCGGCCGGGGTCGCCTGGAGCGCCGAGGCGCCGCTGCGGACGGGGGAGTTGACCGTCGTGCCGGCCGTGCAGGTCCAGCCGTCCAGGCCGGACTCGAAGCCGCCGTTGCGGGCGAGGTCGGCGTCGGCCGCACGGGCGGCCGACGAGAGCGCG
The DNA window shown above is from Streptomyces chartreusis and carries:
- a CDS encoding chitinase gives rise to the protein MDRSRSLAFLTAAALTLPGLTALSSAARAADADLARNGGFESGLDGWTCTAGTTVNSPVRSGASALQATPAGSDNARCAQTVTVKPDSQYTLSGYVRGAYVYLGASGTGTTDVSAWTQSAPSWQQLSTTFRTGPSTTRVTIYTHGWYGTGAYQADDISLVGPGVDAGQPPAAPTGLKTGAIAATSIALSWSPVAGATGYAVYRNGTKVQTATGTSATVGGLTPSTAYSFQVAAVNDAGESAKSATVTATTIAGPSGPGTDLPAHALVGYLHASFANGSGYTRMADVPDSWDVIDLAFGEPTSVTSGDIRFDRCPVAECPNVESDADFKAAIKAKQAAGKKVLISIGGQNGQVQLTTTAARDTFVTSVSKIIDQYGLDGLDIDFEGHSLSLNADDTDFKNPKTPVIVNLIAALKTLKAKYGDDFVLTMAPETFFVQLGYQYYGTGQWGGQDPRAGAYLPVIHALRDDLTLLHVQDYNSGPIMGLDNQYHSMGGADFHIAMTDMLLTGFPVAGNANNVFPPLRPDQVAIGMPASTNAGNGHVPPAEVTKTLDCLTKKTNCGSYATHGTWPALRGLMTWSINWDRYSNWEFQRTFDGYFG